A region of Schistosoma mansoni strain Puerto Rico chromosome 1, complete genome DNA encodes the following proteins:
- a CDS encoding putative nucleotide binding protein 2 (nbp 2): MTVDRCIYVGNINPRITADILYELFLQAGPLEGVTVKDTFAFVTFEDEESVPYACSLFEGITLYGTELRIRPRQNSKFQDLKIRSVPPSAYQFFRPRVDPSYSAPIHRSHFNESTDYVNHTSHRRDPFLSFTPPAGNRHLAHEIGYNYYSRYEHNLHPLPSYDLPPYGWQHGPPVPLENRLSERRRSNEYSRHMSSAPTASRRERSPYSRYSSSRPDSSYNNRGFSAGILDIDLCGPSIPRILGLENNKVSNSKKFCFFVYSFM, from the exons ATGACTGTGGATCGATGTATATACGTTGGGAACATTAATCCCAGAATAACAGCTGATATCTTGTACGAACTTTTTCTCCAGGCTGGGCCTTTGGAAGGTGTTACCGTTAAAGACACATTCGCCTTCGTAACGTTTGAGGATGAAGAGTCTGTCCCATATGCTTGCTCACTTTTTGAAGGGATCACCTTATACGGTACGGAACTGAGAATCCGTCCAAGACAAAACTCTAAGTTTCAGGATCTAAAGATACGTTCTGTTCCACCTTCTGCCTACCAGTTTTTCAGGCCTCGAGTTGACCCTTCTTATTCAGCACCAATTCACCGAAGTCATTTCAATGAGAGTACGGACTATGTTAATCATACTAGTCACCGTCGTGATCCATTCCTGAGTTTTACTCCACCTGCGGGTAACCGACATTTGGCTCATGAAATTGGATATAACTATTACTCACGATATGAACATAACCTACATCCTTTACCATCATATGACCTTCCTCCGTATGGTTGGCAACACGGTCCTCCAGTCCCCCTTGAAAACCGTTTGTCTGAAAGAAGACGGTCTAATGAATACAGTAGACACATGAGCTCCGCACCGACTGCTAGTCGTAGAGAACGTAGTCCCTACTCTCGTTACAGCAGTTCCAGACCTGACAGTTCTTATAATAATCG TGGTTTCTCTGCTGGTATTCTTGATATTGATCTCTGTGGACCGTCTATACCTCGTATACTTGGTTTGGAAAACAACAAAGTCAGTAACAGTAAGAAGTTTTGCTTTTTTGTTTACAGCTTCATGTAG